A genomic region of Ovis canadensis isolate MfBH-ARS-UI-01 breed Bighorn chromosome 9, ARS-UI_OviCan_v2, whole genome shotgun sequence contains the following coding sequences:
- the LOC138445842 gene encoding gasdermin-A-like — MSSLFSRDTESLVRELGRKGELVPMDSLSSTLQLHPFCLVLPELSCSEPICFQETVAGAVTRGVSLGTGQQGKATGSGALSRSSLLAMRMLRARKRNRSAVATKDEATGHGGDSGKLGDTGLLKLTAAPAYCQAGMKLRTPRPSFLQELQSWKEKESLYVVTEATEAARDATFQSRAQEPGGCLSSSWATSSRPVSLGGPEGPVSSPRGDEDELKTPGPGCGQDGRAPGEGPGLQDLRRQAGAQLEALARLPPEPWLSLLGALRELLQSPRALQELKDRVEQALDTGVLGQLGGPGGLILSTLRAACRPREEGPSSAFSEHWSVTSILGPNYNQMEETGFSLPLEVLSRLQHEDTALTRSLVESCGLELRGPGHPVTRDPEVVPQLSVLYASLAGLQLLAEPSSTALQADA, encoded by the exons ATGTCATCACTGTTCTCAAGGGACACCGAGAGCCTGGTCAGAGAGCTGGGCAGGAAGGGAGAGCTGGTGCCCATGGACAGCCTGTCCAGCACCCTGCAGCTGCACCCCTTCTGCCTG gtACTTCCCG AGCTGAGTTGCAGCGAACCCATCTGCTTCCAGGAGACGGTGGCGGGAGCCGTGACGAGGGGCGTGAGCCTGGGCACCGGGCAGCAGGGGAAGGCAACGGGCAGTGGCGCACTGAGCCGCAGCTCCCTGCTGGCCATGCGGATGCTCAGG gccagaaaaagaaacagaagtgcGGTAGCTACCAAGGATGAGGCAACAGGGCATGGTGGGGACTCCGGCAAACTGGGAGACACAGGCCTGCTGAAGCTGACAGCTGCACCTGCCTATTGCCAGGCGGGAAT GAAACTGAGGACTCCAAGACCCTCGTTCCTCCAAGAGCTGCAGAgctggaaggagaaggagagcCTGTATGTGGTGACCGAGGCCACGGAGGCCGCGCGGGACGCCACGTTTCAGAGCCGAGCACAGGAGCCGGGCGGCTGTCTCTCCTCCAGCTGGGCCACGTCCAG TCGCCCTGTGTCACTCGGGGGCCCGGAGGGCCCTGTGTCCTCTCCCCGGGGGGATGAAGATGAGCTCAAAACCCCAGGACCAGGCTGTGGGCAGGATG GCAGGGCCCCTGGCGAGGGGCCTGGCCTCCAGGACCTGAGGAGGCAGGCGGGGGCTCAGCTGGAGGCCCTGGCCAGGCTGCCCCCAGAGCCATGGCTCTCCCTGCTGGGCGCCCTCCGGGAGCTGCTTCAGAGCCCCCGGGCCCTGCAGGAGCTCAAAGACAGG GTGGAGCAGGCCTTGGACACCGGGGTGCTGGGACAGCTGGGTGGCCCTGGGGGCCTCATCCTAAGCACCCTCCGGGCGGCCTGTCGCCCTCGAGAAGAAGGGCCATCCTCTGCGTTCTCAGAGCACTGGTCG GTGACAAGCATCTTAGGGCCGAACTACAACCAGATGGAGGaaacaggcttctcactgccccTGGAAGTCCTCTCCCGGCTGCAGCACGAGGACACAGCTCTCACCCGGAGCCTGGTGGAGAGCTGTGGGCTGGAGCTGCGGGGCCCTGGCCACCCAGTCACCAGGGACCCTGAGGTGGTGCCGCAGCTGTCTGTGCTCTACGCGTCCCTCGCGGGGCTGCAGCTGCTGGCTGAGCCCAGCTCCACGGCCCTCCAGGCTGATGCCTGA
- the CYRIB gene encoding CYFIP-related Rac1 interactor B isoform X6, with amino-acid sequence MTNPAIQNDFSYYRRTLSRMRINNVPAEGENEVNNELANRMSLFYAEATPMLKTLSDATTKFVSENKNLPIENTTDCLSTMASVCRVMLETPEYRSRFTNEETVSFCLRVMVGVIILYDHVHPVGAFAKTSKIDMKGCIKVLKDQPPNSVEGLLNALRYTTKHLNDETTSKQIKSMLQ; translated from the exons atGACAAATCCTGCCATACAGAATGACTTCAGCTATTACAGAAGAACATTGAGTCGCATGAGGATTAATAATGTTCCA gcagaaggagaaaatgaagtaaataatGAATTGGCAAATCGAATGTCTTTGTTTTATGCTGAGGCAACCCCAATGCTGAAAACCTTAAGTGATGCTACAACAAAGTTTGTATCAGAG AATAAAAATTTACCAATAGAAAATACCACAGATTGTCTAAGCACCATGGCTAGTGTGTGCAGAGTCATGCTTGAAACACC GGAATACAGAAGCAGATTTACAAATGAAGAGACAGTGTCATTCTGCTTGAGGGTAATGGTGGGCGTCATAATACTCTATGACCACGTGCATCCAGTGGGAGCATTTGCCAAAACTTCAAAAATTGAT ATGAAAGGCTGTATCAAGGTTCTTAAGGACCAGCCTCCTAACAGTGTAGAAGGTCTTCTCAATGCTCTCAG GTACACAACAAAACATTTGAATGATGAGACTACCTCCAAGCAGATTAAATCCATGCTGCAATAA